AGAATGAGTATCTTCCCAGCAGTCTGGTTGGACATGGTTTCGATGAATGGCTGCATACAAGCTTGACGTCGTTGCTCCTGGTCATCAAGGACGAAAAGCTTCTGTCGTTGATCATATCGGCTGCTTCGGCTCTTGGAAAGGTATGGTCACACGGGCTCACCTCTGTCTTCATCTGCTGATTAATATTGTAGAGTCTGCTCGTGAGTCTCCTCACCACCGTCACTGGTCTCGCTCATGTTCTGACGGACGATCTCAACTTTGTCGGTGCTTGGCGGGACTCTACCCAGAACGTCTATCAAGTGCCTATTGCAGTCGACAACGAGAGCTTGAAGCGGAGTGGTCCGCGAGACTTCATTCTCGACATGGCCAATGCTGTCAACTCCGATGGCTCACGCAAGTACCATTTGGATGTGCAGCTGAATACGCTTGCCACGAAGATCCGCTTCGATACTACCGGCTCTACGCCTAAAGCTGTCGGCGTTGAGTACATCGCAGGACAAAACCTCTACGCTGCTGATCCCCGCTTTACCAGAGCCAGCGGAACGTCAGGATATGTTGCTGCTAGCAAGGAAGTGATCGTGTCCGCGGGAGCTTTCAACACACCACAGCTACTCAAGCTTAGTGGCGTTGGACCAAGGGACGAACTTGAAAGCTTCGGTATCGATGTCGTGAAGGAGCTCCCAGGTGTTGGCACAAACCTCCAGGATCGTCACGAGACCGGAGTCACCGGCAGGAACCCAGGAGAGTTTGCCATTACAGAAGACTGCACCTTCGGCTACACTCTACCCAATCCTTGCCTCGAGAGATGGCAGAGTGGTCAGACCAAGTCCGACAAGGGCACATATGCCACAAACGGTATCGCAGTAGGCATCACCAAGAAGTCCACCACAGCAGCCGGCGAGGATCCAGACCTCTTCATCACTGGGGCTCCAGCAGCATTCAAAGGCTACCACCCCAACTACGCTCGCATAGGCCTGGAAGACGCCAACCACTGGACCTGGATCATCCTCAAAGCAAACGCTCGCAACACTGCCGGCACCATCAAGCTCCGCAGCACAGACCCACGAGACACGCCCGAGATCACGTTCAACTACTTCGACGAAGGCTCTGGCGAGTGGGAGAAGGATCTGCAAGCTGTGTATGAAGCCATGGAATGGTCTCGTCAGGCTTTTGAGGATCTGGTTCCACTTGATGCGAAGTTCACAGAGACGTGGCCGGGCCACGAATGTTACTGGGGAGGATTTGAGGCAATTCATCAAGGACGAGGCGTGGGGACATCATGCTTCGTGTCCGTGCCGAATTGGCACGGATGATGATCCGAATGCGGTTCTTGACAGTAACTTCCGCGTTCGCGGTGTTGATGGGCTGCGGGTTGTGGATGCTTCGGTGTTTCCTAAGATTCCCGGGTACTACATTGCGTTACCCGTCTATATGATCAGTGAGAAGGCGGCGGATGTCATCATTAATGGGTCGTGAGACTATGCTCACAAAAGTCTTGGCAGTAGTAACATTCTGGCTTCGCGTTGTATAATACCAGCTTCGACCTCGGTCATGTCCGTCTCGCTATCCTGTTGAGTGATAGTACTGCCTCTCCTTCGATCTCTGCAAATTTCCCAAGTATGATGTCGCCAGACCGACCGATAATGCCCTCTCCTTAATCAACACTGGTCCATGCACGTCGACTACTGGCCAATGTAGACGGCTCTCAGTTCGGTATTACCATCTGAAGCTGCCCCAAGGCGACACCTTACCTCTCTGGACTGCGCCGGCGGCAGGCTCGTAGCCTTTGACAAATGCTGGTAGGAGCTGCGTTTCTGGGTCTCCATGAAGGTCGTCAGGTCTCTGTctttccttgcccttgcccttACCCTTAGACTGAGAGAATGCCGAGTTCGCATGCAAAGAGGCTTGCGCATCTCCAATACTCAGCTGAAGCTTTGGTCTCTTGCTCGAGCCCACATCAAGAGTCTCTCCCTCCTGCTGCACATCGAGACTGCGCTTCGTGCCAACAGCCTGACCCGTTTGCTGAGAGAACAGTATTCCCCCTCCCGGACCTTGCGCGTCTTCTTGCTTGATGAACGGCTCTCGTGGTAACGGTCCAGGGTACGATAGACCGTACCGCGGCGCTGGCGACTCCATGATACCAGGTGACATCTCCTGATACTCTCCTTGACCAAGACCCGCTGATTGAGGCGAAGCAGTAAGACGAGGATCAATGGCCACCTCATCTCGACTTGCAGAGTGCTGCTGTGCCACATGCGTATGTGGGAGCATGGTCTGGTTGTAGAAGGACTGTAGATGTGGTGGTACGACTTGCGGTGGTGCTGGCTGTCGTTGATCTTGTAGGGATCGGCGAAGCTGTTGTAGCTGCTGAAGTTCTTCGAGTTGTTGGGCTTGCATAGCGTATCGAGCTTGCTGGAGGCGTCTGGCTCGCTGGGCATCTGAGACATTTGGCATTCGCTGAGGTTCCTGCATGTCCTGGACTTGCTGAGGCGGTGCCAGTGGCTGTGGAATCTCTTGCTGCATGTGTTGAGGCTGCTGAAGGTGCTGGGCTTGCTGCATGTGCTGTGCCTGCAGAGGCGACCGAGTTTGCTGCACTGTCTGACCCTGCTGATCCCCTGAGCACAGCACCTCAATAAGCCTCACAAGCTTCAACTTCTTCAACTCCTCCGGTAGCACCTTGACATCCCTAATCTGCA
Above is a genomic segment from Fulvia fulva chromosome 3, complete sequence containing:
- a CDS encoding GMC oxidoreductase family protein Mala s, which gives rise to MVPAMQLHSTEYTPQKWDYFVQHYADQDRQERDSKMVWNTTDGELYTGKTPPSDATPLGILYPRAGTLGGCAAHNAMITVLPFDKDWAYIQNLTGDDSRAPGNMRDYFIKLEKNEYLPSSLVGHGFDEWLHTSLTSLLLVIKDEKLLSLIISAASALGKSLLVSLLTTVTGLAHVLTDDLNFVGAWRDSTQNVYQVPIAVDNESLKRSGPRDFILDMANAVNSDGSRKYHLDVQLNTLATKIRFDTTGSTPKAVGVEYIAGQNLYAADPRFTRASGTSGYVAASKEVIVSAGAFNTPQLLKLSGVGPRDELESFGIDVVKELPGVGTNLQDRHETGVTGRNPGEFAITEDCTFGYTLPNPCLERWQSGQTKSDKGTYATNGIAVGITKKSTTAAGEDPDLFITGAPAAFKGYHPNYARIGLEDANHWTWIILKANARNTAGTIKLRSTDPRDTPEITFNYFDEGSGEWEKDLQAVYEAMEWSRQAFEDLVPLDAKFTETWPGHECYWGGFEAIHQGRGVGTSCFVSVPNWHG